A portion of the Thermotoga sp. SG1 genome contains these proteins:
- a CDS encoding HAD family phosphatase, producing the protein MEAVIFDMDGVLMDTEPLYFEAYRRVAESYGKPYTEEIHRRIMGVPEREGLPILMELLDIDDSLENFRKKVHEGKRRVFSDLLKENPGVRKALEFVKKKGLKLALATSTPQKEAIERLEKLKLRDFFDVMVFGDQVKRGKPDPEIYLVTLEKLNVDPKEVIVFEDSKSGVEAALGAGIEKVYGVIHSLNDAQALLEAGAKRLVKPEDILIVLREVL; encoded by the coding sequence ATGGAAGCGGTGATTTTCGACATGGATGGAGTTCTGATGGACACAGAGCCACTCTACTTTGAAGCTTACAGAAGGGTCGCCGAAAGTTATGGAAAACCCTACACCGAGGAGATCCACAGGAGGATAATGGGAGTTCCAGAAAGGGAAGGTCTTCCCATTCTGATGGAACTTCTTGATATAGATGACTCTCTGGAAAACTTCAGAAAAAAGGTTCACGAGGGAAAAAGACGGGTCTTTTCCGATCTTTTGAAGGAAAACCCAGGAGTGAGAAAGGCACTGGAGTTTGTGAAGAAAAAGGGTCTGAAACTTGCCCTCGCAACCTCCACTCCGCAGAAAGAGGCAATCGAAAGGCTAGAAAAGCTCAAACTGAGAGATTTTTTCGATGTGATGGTATTCGGAGATCAGGTGAAAAGGGGAAAACCAGATCCAGAAATCTATCTGGTCACCCTGGAAAAGCTGAACGTGGATCCAAAAGAGGTGATTGTTTTTGAAGACTCAAAGAGCGGTGTAGAGGCCGCTCTTGGGGCGGGAATAGAGAAAGTCTACGGAGTGATCCATTCTCTGAACGATGCTCAGGCGCTCCTTGAAGCGGGTGCAAAACGACTGGTGAAACCGGAAGATATCCTGATAGTTCTCAGAGAGGTTCTTTGA
- the aspC gene encoding aspartate aminotransferase: MIAKRISEIPISRTMELDAKAKALIKKGEDVINLTAGEPDFPTPEPVLEAAKSFLEKGQIKYTDPRGIYELREAIAKKIGEKYGKEISPDQVVVTNGAKQALFNTFMALLDLGDEVIVFSPVWVSYIPQILLAGGTVKVVETFMKNGFHPSIEEVERLLVGKTKAVLINSPNNPTGIVYSKSFLEGLLKLSEEMNFYIVSDEVYDSLVYTDDYTSILDVAENFDRVVYINGFSKSHSMTGWRVGYLISNKELVSAVSKIQSHTTSCINTVAQYAALKAIEVDNSYMIRVFRERRDFTVERFKRMGVKFVEPQGAFYLFFKVPGDDVEFCEKLLEEKKVALVPGSSFLKPGFVRLSFAISTERLAEALDRIEDFLNSR; this comes from the coding sequence ATGATAGCAAAGAGGATTTCAGAGATTCCCATTTCAAGAACTATGGAACTGGACGCAAAAGCCAAGGCACTGATCAAAAAAGGAGAGGATGTCATAAACCTCACGGCAGGAGAACCTGACTTTCCCACTCCAGAACCTGTTCTTGAAGCAGCAAAGAGTTTCCTGGAAAAGGGACAGATAAAGTACACGGACCCTCGAGGTATCTACGAACTGAGAGAAGCCATTGCAAAGAAGATAGGAGAAAAGTACGGAAAGGAAATCTCACCGGATCAGGTGGTTGTGACAAACGGGGCAAAGCAGGCACTCTTCAACACGTTCATGGCACTGCTCGATCTCGGCGACGAAGTGATAGTGTTCTCCCCTGTCTGGGTGAGTTACATTCCACAGATACTTCTTGCTGGAGGCACCGTGAAGGTCGTGGAAACGTTCATGAAGAACGGTTTCCATCCAAGCATTGAAGAAGTGGAAAGACTCCTTGTTGGAAAAACAAAAGCTGTTCTCATCAACTCACCGAACAATCCTACCGGCATCGTCTACAGCAAATCCTTTCTGGAGGGACTTCTGAAACTTTCTGAGGAGATGAATTTTTACATCGTGAGTGATGAGGTTTACGACTCTCTGGTTTACACAGACGACTACACGTCGATACTGGATGTGGCCGAAAACTTCGATCGAGTGGTGTATATAAACGGATTTTCAAAGTCTCACTCCATGACAGGCTGGAGAGTGGGATATCTGATTTCGAACAAAGAGTTGGTTTCTGCCGTTTCAAAGATTCAATCCCACACCACTTCTTGTATCAACACAGTTGCCCAGTATGCCGCTCTCAAAGCCATAGAGGTGGACAACTCCTATATGATTCGAGTCTTCAGAGAAAGAAGAGACTTTACGGTGGAGCGGTTCAAAAGGATGGGTGTGAAGTTCGTAGAACCACAGGGTGCGTTCTATCTCTTTTTCAAGGTGCCGGGTGATGACGTGGAGTTCTGTGAGAAACTTCTGGAAGAAAAGAAAGTGGCGTTGGTTCCGGGTTCTTCCTTCCTGAAACCAGGCTTTGTGAGACTATCCTTTGCCATTTCCACAGAAAGGCTTGCGGAGGCGCTGGACAGAATTGAAGACTTCCTCAATTCTCGTTGA
- a CDS encoding ABC transporter ATP-binding protein, translating into MKTSSILVDFLRRNWYKYLLGFLALVMVDLLQVYVPRIVGKIVDSLNAEIMNFTELKIMIGWIMAAASGMFLGRFLWRYFLGGASRYFLLETMNKMFSKMLSLTPGFFDRIRSGELMARFTNDLSLLRRVLGQGAILLFDSFIMVLMVFIFMIGNVGWKLAWISFAPLLLLVPASMSFGRLIHKRVTDVQRSFSELSGFTEETINGIRIVKSFSSEDVSFRIFEEKANVNFRDTLRAVKVSSVFRPLITLIASSSFFLALLYGGRAVINEKISLGDFIAFNSYLGMLIWPMMAYGFMVDLFQRGRAAMHRLDTIFTAQPEVKEPEKPVRIDHFESVIIRDLTYRYPGTDRPVLKDINMKVKRGEMIGIVGSIGSGKTTIAKLLMKLYPVERGKIFINGVDINDISSDDLRRLFTLVPQETFLFSDTIRNNITVGMKNVDEKEIERVTKLAAVYEDIMSFPKGFDTVVGERGVTLSGGQRQRITIARALIRDFEVCIFDDCLSAVDPETEEKIISSIRNSMKGKTIIVITHRLKVLKDADRIYVLDDGFIREEGKHEELLSKNGIYSRMYRKQLIEGGMR; encoded by the coding sequence TTGAAGACTTCCTCAATTCTCGTTGATTTTCTGAGGAGAAATTGGTACAAATACCTTTTGGGATTTCTGGCACTGGTTATGGTAGACCTTCTGCAGGTCTACGTTCCGCGTATCGTCGGAAAGATCGTTGACAGCTTGAACGCCGAGATCATGAACTTCACAGAACTGAAGATAATGATCGGCTGGATCATGGCGGCTGCATCCGGGATGTTCCTTGGAAGGTTTCTCTGGAGGTATTTTCTCGGTGGCGCCTCCAGGTATTTTCTCCTTGAGACCATGAACAAGATGTTCTCCAAGATGCTCAGCCTCACCCCCGGTTTCTTCGACAGGATAAGAAGCGGAGAGCTGATGGCAAGATTCACCAACGATCTGAGTCTCCTGAGGAGGGTGCTTGGCCAGGGAGCTATTCTACTTTTCGACTCTTTCATCATGGTTCTGATGGTGTTCATCTTCATGATAGGAAACGTGGGATGGAAGCTTGCATGGATCAGCTTTGCTCCTCTCCTTCTTCTCGTTCCCGCATCGATGAGCTTTGGAAGATTGATACATAAAAGGGTGACGGATGTTCAGCGTTCGTTCTCAGAACTATCGGGTTTCACCGAAGAGACGATAAACGGTATCAGAATTGTGAAGAGTTTTTCATCGGAAGACGTGTCGTTCAGGATATTCGAAGAAAAAGCAAACGTAAACTTCAGGGATACGCTTCGTGCGGTCAAGGTTTCCAGCGTGTTTCGTCCTCTCATCACCCTGATCGCCTCTTCCTCGTTCTTTCTTGCGCTTCTCTATGGAGGAAGAGCAGTCATAAACGAAAAGATCTCACTCGGAGATTTCATCGCTTTCAATTCCTATCTGGGTATGTTGATATGGCCCATGATGGCCTACGGTTTCATGGTGGATCTGTTCCAGAGAGGGAGAGCAGCAATGCATCGTTTAGACACGATCTTCACCGCTCAGCCGGAAGTAAAAGAACCGGAAAAACCTGTCAGAATAGATCACTTTGAAAGCGTGATTATAAGAGATTTGACCTACAGATATCCTGGAACCGATCGGCCCGTTTTGAAAGACATCAACATGAAGGTGAAGAGAGGAGAGATGATCGGTATCGTTGGAAGTATTGGAAGTGGGAAGACAACGATTGCAAAGCTTCTCATGAAACTGTATCCAGTGGAAAGGGGAAAAATATTCATAAACGGAGTAGATATAAACGACATCTCTTCAGATGATCTGAGAAGACTTTTCACTCTCGTTCCTCAAGAAACGTTCCTGTTTTCAGACACGATAAGGAACAACATAACCGTTGGTATGAAAAACGTGGACGAGAAAGAAATCGAGAGGGTGACGAAGCTTGCAGCCGTCTACGAAGACATCATGAGTTTTCCAAAGGGGTTCGATACCGTCGTTGGTGAACGTGGAGTAACCCTCTCGGGCGGACAGAGACAGAGGATCACGATAGCCAGGGCGTTGATCAGAGATTTCGAAGTTTGCATCTTCGATGACTGTCTCTCCGCAGTGGATCCAGAAACAGAAGAAAAGATAATAAGCTCTATAAGGAACAGCATGAAGGGAAAAACGATCATCGTGATAACGCACAGGTTGAAGGTCCTGAAAGATGCCGACAGAATATACGTTCTCGACGATGGATTCATCAGAGAAGAAGGAAAACACGAAGAGCTCTTGAGCAAAAACGGGATCTACAGTAGAATGTACAGGAAACAGCTAATCGAGGGGGGGATGAGATGA
- a CDS encoding ATP-binding protein: protein MKKIGVVTGIFESNPYEFFVRMVSEGDHQAYAQIEDIVRVEYISGYGEVVTYGVVVDIQNRWDGDLRNGYEEDVALEGLKPAYPIYIARVKVTRSFLKKNGQLSETAPEIPPAIGSPVFLAEDEEIDIALGFDELKNKNVALPVGVLKNGKPAYLDLRYILGDNGAHINVSGQSGVAAKTSYTTFLVKSMMETSWKTSGELMELLREARYIIFNVKGESLMFLDRTSKEWESEKKKWEEMYRVLGIEPKPFENAVFYAPSRQKGTYVPAVNKRMSGVKVYGWDVFDIVEMGLLELMFDPDEMAKNQNFQLAVWSLQEYLTQRMEEIYQEFLRKGYIKDKQKLPSQALREIVVSKGEIVDIPLDLDDLITQLKEGKAREYLEKENVQRQTISMLIRRLKTAQKMDFDRLWIKPPLNPTVGVEYRINWNVPGRVTVVDISKLRTRAQAFVVGAILSEVMREKETNNGFTQPVFIFLDELNKYAPRHGGGALANIFRDVAERGRSFRVILIGAEQTASEVDYRVITQAATVVVGRQKGAELLKPEYSHLTDHYKRKAALLKQGEVIVDQPFLNLPLTVKFPLPAWCTREDGYVSDGEDEDDDYII, encoded by the coding sequence ATGAAAAAAATTGGCGTCGTGACGGGTATCTTCGAATCCAACCCCTATGAGTTCTTCGTAAGGATGGTTTCAGAAGGTGATCACCAAGCCTACGCCCAGATAGAAGACATTGTAAGGGTGGAGTATATCTCGGGCTACGGAGAGGTGGTAACCTACGGTGTGGTTGTCGACATACAGAACAGATGGGATGGTGATCTGAGAAATGGTTACGAAGAGGATGTGGCACTCGAAGGTCTGAAACCAGCCTACCCAATATACATCGCGAGGGTGAAGGTGACGAGGTCTTTCTTGAAAAAAAACGGTCAGCTCTCCGAGACGGCTCCCGAGATCCCTCCCGCTATTGGATCTCCCGTGTTCCTTGCAGAAGATGAGGAAATAGACATAGCACTGGGATTCGACGAATTGAAGAACAAAAACGTTGCGCTCCCGGTGGGCGTTCTCAAAAACGGCAAACCCGCTTACCTAGATCTGAGGTACATACTAGGAGACAACGGGGCACACATCAACGTTTCGGGACAGTCCGGTGTGGCTGCGAAGACCTCCTATACCACCTTCCTGGTGAAATCGATGATGGAAACGTCCTGGAAGACATCGGGAGAGCTAATGGAACTTCTAAGGGAAGCAAGATACATCATTTTCAACGTCAAGGGAGAAAGTTTGATGTTTCTTGACCGCACTTCAAAGGAATGGGAGTCGGAGAAGAAAAAGTGGGAAGAGATGTACAGGGTGCTTGGAATAGAACCAAAACCGTTTGAAAACGCAGTCTTCTACGCTCCGAGTAGACAAAAGGGTACTTACGTTCCCGCCGTGAACAAGCGTATGAGTGGAGTGAAAGTTTACGGCTGGGACGTTTTCGACATCGTTGAAATGGGACTTTTAGAACTCATGTTCGATCCGGACGAGATGGCAAAGAATCAAAACTTTCAGCTGGCAGTATGGTCACTTCAAGAATACCTCACCCAGAGAATGGAAGAAATCTACCAGGAATTCCTGAGGAAGGGCTACATCAAAGACAAGCAGAAACTTCCCTCTCAGGCACTGAGAGAAATCGTCGTTTCTAAAGGAGAGATCGTGGACATTCCCCTTGATCTCGATGATCTGATAACCCAGTTGAAGGAAGGAAAGGCAAGAGAGTACCTCGAAAAAGAAAACGTTCAACGTCAGACCATCAGCATGCTGATTCGAAGACTGAAGACCGCTCAGAAAATGGACTTCGACAGACTGTGGATAAAGCCTCCCCTGAATCCCACCGTCGGGGTGGAGTACAGAATAAACTGGAACGTACCTGGAAGGGTGACCGTTGTGGACATCTCTAAACTGAGGACTCGGGCCCAGGCGTTCGTGGTGGGTGCTATTCTCTCTGAAGTGATGAGAGAAAAAGAAACAAACAACGGTTTCACCCAGCCCGTTTTCATCTTCCTTGATGAACTCAACAAGTACGCACCGAGACACGGTGGTGGTGCGCTTGCGAACATCTTCAGGGATGTGGCAGAACGGGGCAGATCGTTCAGGGTGATTCTCATCGGTGCGGAACAGACCGCCTCCGAGGTCGACTACAGGGTGATCACACAGGCTGCCACCGTTGTGGTTGGAAGGCAGAAAGGTGCAGAGCTTCTGAAGCCAGAGTACTCACACCTCACGGATCACTACAAGAGAAAAGCTGCTCTTTTGAAGCAGGGTGAAGTGATAGTGGATCAACCGTTTTTAAACCTTCCACTCACAGTGAAGTTTCCGCTTCCGGCGTGGTGCACAAGAGAGGATGGCTACGTTTCAGATGGTGAAGACGAAGATGACGATTACATCATCTGA
- a CDS encoding sensor histidine kinase KdpD, with product MRVIDLEDLDAIKEAVVVLNELKVVSANRSGERYGFRTGKSLISIFSCKEMDRIVGSIQEKKDFSLETEAYFFELQSKRFVSFHFLPRKSLLVVNDLTEEKKLNEAKLDFVMAVSHELFTPLSASKANLFLLKDLEKDPEKFEILDKIDRSLNRMETIIRQLKLLTMIQLGLYELKMERVPVREVLERSLDDLYEKIVSKKIRVKLSVNVETVETDRFVFYTILKNLLSNAVKYSYPESEVEVSISEEKLAVKDQGIGIKEEEKERIFERFYRGSEAPKMAPGSGLGLSIVKHLCDMMGYKLEFKSRWLVGSEFTVWFR from the coding sequence ATGAGGGTGATCGATCTTGAGGATCTAGACGCTATCAAAGAGGCGGTAGTGGTTTTGAATGAATTAAAGGTGGTTTCGGCAAACAGATCCGGGGAAAGGTATGGTTTCAGAACGGGAAAGAGTCTGATATCTATTTTCAGCTGCAAAGAGATGGATAGAATCGTCGGTAGCATCCAGGAAAAGAAGGATTTCTCTCTGGAAACCGAGGCCTATTTTTTTGAACTTCAGTCGAAAAGATTCGTTTCTTTCCATTTCCTTCCTCGAAAGAGCCTTCTTGTTGTGAACGATCTCACCGAGGAGAAAAAACTCAACGAAGCAAAACTCGACTTCGTCATGGCGGTATCCCATGAACTCTTCACACCACTTTCTGCTTCAAAGGCAAACCTCTTTCTTCTGAAGGACCTGGAGAAAGATCCTGAAAAGTTCGAAATACTCGACAAAATAGACCGCTCACTGAACAGAATGGAGACGATCATCAGACAGCTGAAGCTCCTCACCATGATACAGCTAGGACTCTACGAACTCAAAATGGAACGTGTTCCTGTAAGGGAAGTGCTCGAGAGATCTCTTGATGATCTTTACGAAAAGATCGTATCCAAAAAGATCAGGGTGAAGCTTTCTGTAAATGTTGAAACTGTTGAAACCGACCGGTTTGTCTTCTATACGATCCTGAAAAACCTGCTCTCCAACGCTGTAAAATACTCGTACCCGGAATCTGAAGTGGAAGTCTCTATATCGGAGGAGAAACTGGCAGTGAAGGATCAGGGAATCGGAATAAAAGAAGAAGAGAAAGAAAGGATATTCGAGCGTTTCTATAGAGGCTCGGAAGCCCCGAAGATGGCTCCTGGATCGGGTCTTGGACTCTCCATTGTGAAGCATCTGTGCGACATGATGGGATACAAACTGGAATTCAAATCCCGGTGGCTTGTGGGATCAGAATTCACCGTCTGGTTCAGATGA
- a CDS encoding response regulator transcription factor produces the protein MAVKVLIAEDDEDIRSVLKRYLEVEGYECDEAGSLFELKKKLSEGAYNVLILDLMFPDGVAMEEIPEMKVSHPEMALIIVSARDRDMDRIFGIELGADDYVTKPFNPREVIARVKAVLRRMGKEQKVLRFGKLEIFPEDYVVRYDGKNIEMTAKEFEVLKLLALSPNKIFSREEILNRIWGDDFVSDRVVDVHISAIRSKIGKNWIKTVRGLGYKFSTRGDEGDRS, from the coding sequence ATGGCGGTGAAGGTTCTGATAGCTGAGGACGATGAAGATATAAGGAGTGTTCTGAAGAGGTACCTAGAAGTAGAAGGATACGAATGTGACGAAGCGGGCTCACTTTTTGAACTCAAAAAGAAACTCTCAGAGGGTGCCTACAACGTTCTCATTCTGGACCTCATGTTTCCAGACGGTGTTGCCATGGAAGAGATCCCGGAGATGAAGGTGTCTCATCCGGAAATGGCCCTAATCATCGTTTCTGCAAGGGACAGAGACATGGATCGCATCTTCGGAATAGAACTCGGAGCAGATGATTACGTGACAAAGCCGTTCAATCCCAGGGAAGTAATTGCACGTGTGAAAGCTGTCTTGAGAAGGATGGGCAAGGAACAAAAGGTGTTGAGGTTTGGAAAGCTCGAGATCTTTCCCGAAGATTACGTCGTAAGGTACGACGGAAAAAATATTGAAATGACGGCAAAGGAATTCGAAGTGCTGAAACTTCTTGCCTTGTCTCCTAACAAGATCTTTTCGAGGGAAGAGATCCTGAACAGAATCTGGGGAGACGACTTCGTCTCCGACAGGGTGGTGGACGTTCACATCAGTGCCATTCGTTCTAAGATAGGAAAGAACTGGATAAAGACCGTAAGGGGCCTTGGATACAAATTTTCAACCCGGGGTGATGAGGGTGATCGATCTTGA
- the phoU gene encoding phosphate signaling complex protein PhoU: MVEHVHFERELTLLKSDVSKMLFLVSESLNDAIESLETMNEALAKKVLESDDMIDELNREIEEKAYQIIARYNPILKQLRYIITILKFSNDLERIGDLSCNIAEKCLFLSEKKIRFEMLKEIKDMFGSTLRVVQDSFKAFVEEDVDSAYRLWKFDDVIDEMERRIRKLVVEKIKEDGIPAELALVYILIARDLERIGDHANNLCEEVIYIETGKNMREFLRGVEDGGEGSDS; the protein is encoded by the coding sequence ATGGTGGAACACGTTCATTTCGAAAGGGAGTTGACCCTTTTGAAATCGGACGTTTCGAAGATGCTCTTTCTTGTGTCAGAATCACTGAACGATGCGATAGAGAGCCTTGAAACCATGAACGAAGCCCTTGCAAAAAAGGTGCTCGAGTCGGATGATATGATAGACGAACTGAACAGGGAGATAGAAGAAAAGGCTTACCAGATCATAGCAAGGTACAACCCCATCCTCAAACAGCTCAGATACATCATCACCATCCTGAAGTTTTCCAACGATCTCGAGCGGATCGGGGATCTTTCCTGCAACATCGCCGAGAAATGTCTGTTTCTCTCCGAAAAGAAGATCCGGTTTGAAATGCTGAAGGAAATAAAGGACATGTTCGGAAGTACCCTGAGGGTGGTTCAGGACTCCTTCAAAGCCTTTGTCGAAGAGGATGTGGATTCTGCCTACAGGCTCTGGAAGTTCGACGACGTGATCGATGAGATGGAAAGAAGGATCAGAAAGCTCGTCGTGGAAAAGATAAAAGAGGACGGCATACCTGCTGAACTTGCCCTGGTGTACATCCTCATAGCACGCGATCTTGAAAGGATTGGAGACCATGCGAACAATCTCTGCGAAGAAGTTATATACATTGAGACGGGAAAGAACATGAGAGAATTTTTGAGAGGTGTAGAAGATGGCGGTGAAGGTTCTGATAGCTGA
- the pstB gene encoding phosphate ABC transporter ATP-binding protein PstB, which yields MEPIIEIENFSAYYGDKVAVKNVTMKIFKNQITAIIGPSGCGKTTLLRSINRMNDHLPGFKVEGKIFFKGQDIYDPKLDVTEYRKKVGMVFQKPTPFPMSIYDNVAFGPRIHGMKNKHALDRIVEESLKKAALWDEVKSELNKPGTKLSGGQQQRLCIARALAVEPEVILLDEPTSALDPIATQRIEKLLEELSENYTIVIVTHNIGQAIRIADYIAFMYRGELIEYGPTREIVERPKSKLTEEYLTGKIG from the coding sequence ATGGAACCCATCATTGAAATCGAAAACTTCAGCGCTTACTACGGTGATAAAGTGGCCGTCAAGAACGTGACGATGAAGATCTTCAAAAATCAAATAACCGCCATAATAGGACCATCCGGGTGTGGAAAGACCACACTCCTCAGGAGTATAAACAGAATGAACGATCATTTGCCTGGTTTCAAAGTGGAGGGAAAGATATTCTTCAAGGGACAGGACATATACGATCCAAAGCTCGATGTGACAGAATACAGAAAAAAAGTGGGAATGGTGTTTCAAAAACCCACTCCCTTTCCTATGTCGATCTACGACAACGTGGCGTTCGGACCGAGGATCCATGGGATGAAAAACAAGCACGCACTCGACAGAATTGTTGAAGAATCTTTGAAGAAGGCGGCACTCTGGGATGAAGTAAAATCAGAGTTGAACAAGCCCGGAACGAAACTTTCTGGTGGCCAGCAGCAAAGGCTCTGTATAGCGAGGGCACTCGCTGTGGAACCAGAGGTGATACTACTCGACGAGCCAACATCGGCCCTCGATCCGATAGCGACTCAGAGGATCGAAAAGCTTCTGGAGGAGCTCTCTGAAAACTACACGATCGTGATCGTCACTCACAACATAGGACAGGCAATAAGAATCGCCGATTACATAGCTTTCATGTACCGGGGTGAGCTTATAGAATACGGTCCCACAAGGGAGATCGTAGAAAGACCGAAGAGCAAACTCACCGAAGAGTATCTGACCGGAAAAATAGGATGA
- the pstA gene encoding phosphate ABC transporter permease PstA, whose protein sequence is MKKDLIISYVFRAVSYMVFAAVLFLFVSIVAGGVKYFSPSFFLDYPRSGMTEGGIFPAILGSFYLMVLTFLISIPLGVFTGVFLSEYGENVVARWIDISLTALSGIPSVVYGLFGLAFFCVALQFGTSMIAAALTLSLMTLPVIASSTKETMKAIPVEIREAALALGAKKEEVIFKVLLPAAKRGIITAVLVGGGRALGETAPVLLTGAVFYSTELPKGLFSPVMTLPTHIYYISAAYGESAQWMAKGTAAFLMIIVALIYGAAFFLRRRENGTHH, encoded by the coding sequence ATGAAGAAGGACCTGATCATCTCTTACGTGTTTCGAGCAGTCAGTTACATGGTCTTTGCCGCTGTTTTGTTTCTTTTCGTTTCCATTGTCGCGGGAGGAGTGAAGTATTTCTCTCCTTCCTTCTTTCTGGACTATCCAAGAAGCGGTATGACCGAAGGAGGCATCTTCCCTGCCATCCTTGGAAGTTTCTATCTCATGGTTTTGACTTTCCTGATCTCGATCCCTCTTGGTGTTTTCACCGGGGTGTTCCTTTCCGAATACGGAGAAAACGTTGTTGCAAGGTGGATAGATATTTCTTTGACTGCTCTGAGTGGAATTCCTTCGGTGGTCTACGGACTTTTTGGACTCGCTTTCTTTTGTGTGGCCCTTCAGTTTGGAACGTCCATGATCGCCGCGGCACTGACTCTTTCGCTCATGACGCTTCCTGTTATCGCATCTTCGACGAAGGAAACCATGAAGGCTATACCCGTTGAGATAAGAGAAGCCGCTCTGGCCCTCGGGGCAAAGAAAGAGGAGGTCATCTTCAAAGTACTCCTTCCAGCAGCGAAGAGAGGTATCATCACGGCCGTTCTCGTTGGGGGTGGAAGAGCCCTGGGAGAAACCGCTCCCGTTCTGCTCACGGGTGCGGTGTTCTACTCAACGGAACTTCCAAAGGGACTTTTCTCACCTGTCATGACTCTTCCAACTCACATCTACTACATCTCGGCAGCGTACGGCGAATCCGCTCAGTGGATGGCAAAGGGAACGGCGGCTTTTCTGATGATAATAGTTGCTTTGATATACGGTGCAGCTTTCTTTCTGAGGAGGAGAGAGAATGGAACCCATCATTGA
- a CDS encoding PstC family ABC transporter permease → MIFVFSISGILALFLLVFFLVKEAWPALVKVGGELFTSVYWYPTADPPEYGMLAMIAGTLLLTAFSSAILLPLGYLVAFFLHTYARDLEKSLVRTTVEFLAGTPSVIIGLFVLFYVAPILLHFDVWSTENFLLAAIGLVLTALPYSVSLSLEALDSVDIALEESALALGATRFITTLRVTTRAALSGILNAFVLTINRVVGETMIVLMVGGGAAIIPRSLFDPVKPLTAAIASEIGEVAVGSMHYHVLFAAGFILLVLSLVLTGLSRYISRRQTG, encoded by the coding sequence GTGATATTCGTCTTTTCCATCAGCGGAATCCTCGCTCTTTTTCTTCTTGTGTTCTTTCTTGTGAAAGAGGCATGGCCCGCCCTCGTGAAAGTCGGGGGCGAGCTTTTCACGAGTGTCTACTGGTACCCAACGGCGGATCCACCAGAGTACGGAATGCTCGCTATGATCGCGGGAACGCTTCTTTTGACGGCGTTCTCTTCTGCTATCCTTCTTCCCCTCGGTTATCTGGTGGCGTTCTTTCTCCACACGTATGCTAGAGATCTCGAAAAGAGCCTCGTAAGGACCACGGTGGAGTTCCTCGCAGGAACTCCTTCTGTGATCATAGGGCTTTTTGTTCTGTTCTACGTCGCACCCATTCTGCTGCACTTTGACGTCTGGTCCACAGAGAACTTCCTTCTGGCCGCCATTGGTCTTGTTCTCACAGCACTTCCCTACTCGGTTTCACTCTCACTGGAGGCACTCGACTCTGTTGATATAGCCCTCGAAGAAAGCGCACTCGCTCTTGGTGCTACTCGTTTCATCACAACCCTCAGAGTGACTACAAGAGCAGCTCTTTCCGGAATTCTCAACGCCTTTGTTCTCACCATAAACAGGGTAGTTGGAGAAACGATGATCGTTCTCATGGTGGGAGGAGGAGCTGCCATAATTCCACGTTCACTCTTCGATCCCGTAAAACCCTTGACGGCGGCGATCGCAAGTGAAATCGGTGAGGTTGCCGTCGGGAGTATGCATTATCACGTACTCTTTGCGGCAGGTTTCATCCTTCTCGTACTCTCTCTTGTTCTGACGGGACTTTCCAGATACATATCGAGGAGGCAGACAGGATGA